From one Cardiocondyla obscurior isolate alpha-2009 linkage group LG06, Cobs3.1, whole genome shotgun sequence genomic stretch:
- the Nocte gene encoding protein PRRC2B isoform X2, producing the protein MSTLSGIVSKGEKGKSKFQSLDINSLYRVSRGESLEPHQQKNTLPRKHGMQSLGKVPSARRPPANLPSLKSETSSSDPAVSLVPSGGSGWATTKDSTSSTTTTTTTVATSLDNTTTVSSTAQCSAGTTVSTSLHSLLPTQQNVSQAPFLDQTNNKSSWSAIMSRSGDVVGYAGLVGGAKGGRGALGLSFLAHQSPQFQHEFPSLSGQPSASVSTQSQTQQSSTTSNAISVAVHHSLLQQQPYSHNHSGGTPGNQQPSNRELNAQYGPGPSLRPQTEGSWIQGGSRTASGTVPVTSAGPGNGNTPAGQGLPLNIPSGGHTQEGPGGGRQNLGQSPNMGAGPGGQHNAVNNQGPAPSSGSHQIGPNMHPYRGLIPPFMYRSNFPGGFSSQFSSNSGANSPRPRFNHPLDRFPPPQRDRMTEDEIMTRPIIKEEDLTRMDDISRDAGWAAHDDIDYNQKLAFSDDEGESELSKHDEKKDNKEKKSDDNIADEKEKPRDNRDSKELRDPPHRPWTQSMNRDYRGSNGASGGYTGQSQMHSVHALRGVEDDETWNERRRIKVEVASVVERARLRKEEEEKRFQESTKQAAAKKLQDLEQKLKEKQAKQKDEERAQSSDSKSLISIPPVPLPIPEWEREKENRERESRERERSRTSSEGKDEKIPSGREARDREGRDQGLTDFRQSDRDRQNFLRQQDTVRSERERERDRDRDQRDSRDREQPAFSRHFQNNLPPRFLKQQAERNSANFNRISPNAERPASQSVPFSQQYDPGRWLHNYNSLNSGIKQSMPSQRRNRTDSDASTPLDDERPPSRDHRGGAPLSREDRYRHSSHRSYDSRKPGYYDEYSRNFRDYEYDDRHPRDSWERERHFDDKERDPKDNLDSRDNRDARDNRDGRDVKDSRSTSRDARDVRDVRDKDKKEYDNYSKDSFDEREREQRERSENPEWREERNVAQDRQLENRRDVPKEERNERPQRPDSRDSRASRESKTSLRDDDLHKLRDCSSWVNEVSDYEEKKRDLYHEETRERERDRRQPPGPVTKEKLEADELKNEKRSLTQLKRGSSELQEKKEQSKDISAEAKKDTDVWNRKMERTPESRQIERNDNSPKAWADAISPTFEKEEEKIAEAAKDGKDSDEMKQSLLDKPSLEKREEIVTDDGKEQTKDEKREKSSRNRTSSSGSSSRIRESRGGRQWGGGTFSVYTRGWRGPESRGRRGGPRPTGKSGMSAKGSSYGHTDSENSADEISGSTESGKEDKRSARSPKPSQKIEKDERNREVSRRDDKRGTEYSQTRSEKRTYDGKPSHEAFAPSGEPSRRGRGGFRIRNTATGSRMEGYGPPSSKSPFSSERNTDEKHQQSGGRQNPSTPTSEKDASLLQSAESTDDKIIAKQQALTAGITGRRNKSPSQQAQSSNKQENHSNQITSVPSQKAQMRKDEIRSKRTRSGSRRGRDNREIRSRGSSNVSKPPQSDVGNEDWETTSENSEEHIDDHKESRNSRNKHFGGRSIQSAGQNAIGTNLHSRRGELANREQREKNPKSSSLASRAPGAEKRNLQNAGFSTQKNHADGIPPLMQNVQMQNGGRSRSQSSTNTGAVANKPNKDSMVNRIDEIKLSDPNLVNQALNDLNKKSQAKDKKLVDSEIETNSCTEDATSLAAEDKVDADGFQEVRSKKNVKESRHNQKEETKPVKRDKEKDRERDRSKSKSNGSQQVLQQVQNIPPLLGQNIPQPANIPQKQYDNRNSRNPKLAPRFQRLVKQQQQQMCGSEANDMSKLNSSGGNYAKESSNSPAPPPTVNAWDKPFTSQLRSNSPSAVPTDIQLMSLTAQNDHSHEGNEANSGHSSQRNSPNGEKTGKNLKETLTEKNVSDVSSPPVQTLIFENTNYSKTTKTTGPTDLAVKSKFSNHIKSQQRAEKRAEIEEESSQVQQHQQSTLSVAFSNKPNDLIKDKNQEPIQMPLSFNKNEDNADMKLDFTFDSDLSQLTDDKSKSLGMTRSMHMAGGQSTISPSTAELNLKIASVKKVWENAPPMPTVVEHEDGTSVVSSATSFPQAFESGDVDDSYSPHQQYNQSNIKSEITTSTNVCKLVPPQVKPQQQSSGSSGTQPGSTVPGPSPIGAGQSPIGHPPVSLQGPLSPPPFNSTGQPSHINYQEFPQYPGSQAAQYGGMSAIPSPPAVLFNTGSGQLPAQAGGLYGAFQLDQSRSPFTQYAPYAPSLQSSFSQQNVYLQQPPPPPPHAPNAPTPEMYQNNLSQYRITAAAAPPFGQNQQLSNNPNTVLISSSSNSLMSASVKPSSQPIGAIGTKTPHFQTPSAPQPNQLAYIPYDPNQVLGVSGSYMSNSQLVQRPGPNVQASNSYYSATSADVFPGSQTGFYQSGGATQQTGTHYGLQGFGQHSQSLATGSATPVGLQNYGPSFLSSSGLQIAAAAQQFRNPTGGLPGPGNAAPTFLSKHQPQEQPRQLKSPSGNQQDVLASVFNSTPQIPSPKSRNCKQQSSSQQPQPSPTQHHKYQQYQGVSQSALVSSYNNYILQQNVRGMGMPPRAGIQPSQQRYPPPIQRPVVPFAPGPNPNNPTQQQPACMPTQQQQQAQINRHRPNLHQQQQQQRNMKMQQQYYSSQGNVKMDSSDKSDNHNDKMNDGPSGAQPGSNKPNVNQQDSDNNKEEVNQQNE; encoded by the exons ATGTCTACTCTGTCAGGGATTGTGTCGAAGGGGGAGAAAGGAAAATCCAAGTTCCAATCATTAGATATCAATAGCTTGTACCGGGTGAGTAGG gGTGAATCTTTGGAGCCACATCAGCAGAAAAATACATTACCGCGCAAACATGGAATGCAAAGTCTTGGAAAGGTGCCTTCGGCACGGCGTCCTCCAGCTAATTTGCCCAGTTTAAAAAGTGAAACCAGCAGCAGTGACCCGGCTGTCAGTCTTGTGCCAAGTGGAGGAAGTGGTTGGGCTACTACTAAGGATTCAACATCGTCGACCACTACTACTACCACCACAGTAGCAACTTCATTAGATAACACTACT ACTGTCTCTTCAACAGCACAATGCTCAGCAGGGACCACTGTTTCAACATCCCTACATTCTTTACTGCCGACACAACAAAATGTGTCACAAGCTCCTTTTTTGGATCAGACAAACAACAAATCATCATGGAGTGCGATTATGAGCAGATCAGGAGACG TGGTTGGTTACGCGGGGCTCGTGGGGGGCGCGAAAGGGGGAAGAGGTGCCCTTGGACTGAGTTTCCTCGCCCACCAGTCCCCGCAGTTCCAACACGAGTTTCCCAGTCTCAGTGGACAGCCGTCCGCCTCCGTCTCCACTCAGAGCCAGACTCAACAGTCCTCAACAACATCCAATGCAATCTCAGTCGCAGTCCATCACTCGTTACTACAGCAACAGCCGTATTCCCACAACCACTCAG GTGGGACACCGGGAAACCAACAACCATCAAATCGAGAATTAAATGCGCAATATGGTCCAGGGCCGAGCTTGCGTCCACAga CCGAAGGAAGTTGGATTCAAGGCGGAAGCCGTACGGCAAGTGGCACAGTGCCAGTAACATCAGCTGGTCCCGGAAATGGGAATACTCCGGCGGGCCAGGGCCTCCCTTTAAATATACCTTCAGGAGGACACACCCAGGAGGGACCCGGTGGAGGGCGGCAGAACTTGGGCCAGTCGCCCAACATGGGCGCGGGCCCGGGAGGCCAGCATAATGCAGTGAACAATCAAGGTCCTGCGCCTTCTTCCGGTTCTCATCAAATTGGGCCAAATATGCATCCCTATCGAGGACTTATTCCGCCATTT ATGTATAGATCAAACTTTCCTGGTGGATTTTCTTCGCAATTTTCATCAAATTCTGGAGCCAATAGCCCCCGACCTAGATTTAATCATCCCTTGGATAGATTCCCGCCTCCTCAACGTGATCGAATGACTGAGGACGAAATTATGACTAGACCTATCATCAAAGAAGAAGATCTTACCCGTATGGATGATATTTCTCGTGACGCAGGATGGGCTGCACACGATGATATTGATTATAACCAAAAATTGGCCTTTAGCGACGACGAAGGTGAATCCGAACTATCGAAACatgacgaaaaaaaagataacaaggagaaaaaaagcgATGATAACATCGCAGATGAGAAAGAAAAGCCTCGAGACAACCGAGACTCGAAGGAACTTCGCGATCCACCGCATCGCCCTTGGACTCAGTCGATGAATCGCGATTATCGCGGATCGAACGGTGCAAGTGGTGGCTACACCGGTCAATCGCAAATGCACTCTGTACATGCTTTAAGAG GTGTCGAGGATGATGAAACATGGAACGAACGACGTAGAATTAAGGTTGAAGTTGCGTCTGTTGTCGAGCGTGCGCGATtgcgaaaagaagaagaggagaagcGTTTTCAAGAATCAACGAAACAGGCAGCCGCTAAGAAGTTACAGGATTTAGAgcaaaaattgaaagaaaagcaAGCGAAACAGAAAGATGAGGAACGTGCGCAGTCCAGCGATTCTAAAAGCTTGATCAGCATTCCGCCTGTACCTCTTCCTATACCCGAatgggagagagaaaaggaaaatagaGAACGAGAAAGCAGAGAACGTGAACGGTCTCGCACTTCGTCCGAAggaaaagatgaaaaaattcCATCTGGACGTGAGGCTCGTGATAGAGAAGGTCGAGATCAAGGATTAACTGATTTTCGTCAGAGCGATCGTGACCGACAAAATTTCTTACGACAACAGGACACAGTGCGTAGCGAACGTGAAAGagaacgcgatcgcgatcgtgaTCAAAGAGACTCGAGAGATCGCGAACAACCGGCATTCTCCCgacattttcaaaataatttaccgCCCAGGTTTTTAAAACAACAGGCAGAACGAAACAGTGCAAATTTCAACCGAATTTCACCAAATGCGGAGAGACCTGCTTCTCAATCTGTACCGTTCTCTCAACAATACGATCCTGGTAGATGGCTTCACAATTACAACTCATTGA ATAGTGGTATAAAGCAATCGATGCCATCGCAACGTCGTAATAGAACCGATTCGGACGCATCAACACCGTTGGATGATGAACGACCTCCATCTCGAGATCATCGTGGTGGTGCACCATTGTCTAGAGAAGATCGTTATCGACATTCTTCTCATCGGTCTTACGACAGCCGCAAGCCAGGCTATTACGACGAATACAGCCGCAATTTTAGAGACTACGAGTACGATGACAGACATCCTCGTGATTCTTGGGAACGTGAAAGACATTTTGACGATAAAGAACGAGATCCTAAGGATAATCTGGATTCGAGGGATAATCGTGATGCTCGTGACAATCGAGACGGTCGCGATGTCAAAGATTCACGTTCTACTAGCCGTGATGCCCGAGATGTAAGAGACGTACGTGATAAAGACAAAAAGGAATATGACAATTATTCaaag GACTCTTTCGATGAGCGAGAACGCGAACAAAGGGAACGTTCGGAAAACCCGGAGTGGCGTGAAGAACGCAATGTGGCACAAGACAGGCAACTTGAAAATCGTCGCGATGTACCAAAAGAAGAGCGTAATGAACGCCCGCAGAGACCGGACTCGCGTGATAGTCGTGCTTCCAGAGAATCGAAAACGTCTTTACGCGATGATGATCTGCATAAATTACGCGACTGCAGTTCCTGGGTGAACGAAGTGTCGGATTACGAAGAGAAAAAGCGAGATTTGTATCACGAAGAAactagagaaagagaaagagataggaGACAGCCGCCCGGCCCTGTTACTAAAGAGAAGTTAGAAGCGGATGAATTAAAGAATGAAAAGCGCAGTCTGACTCAATTGAAGAGAGGTAGTTCTGAACttcaagagaaaaaagaacaatCGAAGGACATTTCCGCCGAGGCGAAAAAAGATACGGATGTATGGAATAGAAAAATGGAACGTACTCCGGAAAGCAGACAGATTGAGAGGAATGATAATTCGCCGAAAGCGTGGGCTGATGCGATATCGCCGACTTTTgagaaggaagaggaaaagataGCGGAAGCTGCTAAAGATGGTAAAGATAGCGACGAAATGAAACAAAGTTTGTTGGATAAACCGTCTttagagaaaagagaagaaattgTTACGGACGACGGCAAAGAACAAACCAAGGatgagaagagagaaaagagttCGCGCAATAGAACGAGCAGTAGTGGCTCCAGTTCTAGAATTCGAGAATCTCGGGGTGGACGTCAGTGGGGAGGAGGAACCTTCAGCGTTTATACTCGCGGCTGGCGCGGCCCGGAATCCAGAGGGCGAAGAGGCGGGCCACGACCTACGGGTAAATCCGGTATGTCTGCTAAAGGCAGTTCGTACGGGCATACTGATTCCGAAAACAGTGCTGACGAAATATCTGGTTCTACCGAATCTGGAAAAGAGGACAAGAGATCGGCTCGTTCTCCGAAACCTTCGCAGAAAATCGAGAAGGATGAGCGTAATCGCGAAGTATCGAGACGGGACGATAAACGAGGCACCGAATATTCCCAGACACGCAGCGAGAAAAGAACTTACGACGGAAAGCCTAGTCACGAGGCTTTCGCGCCGTCGGGCGAGCCATCTCGTCGCGGTAGAGGTGGCTTCCGTATTCGAAATACAGCCACAGGCAGTCGCATGGAAGGCTACGGACCGCCGTCCAGTAAAAGTCCATTCTCGTCAGAACGTAATACGGACGAGAAGCATCAACAAAGTGGCGGGCGGCAAAATCCATCAACACCAACTTCAGAAAAAGATGCGAGTCTCTTGCAGTCTGCGGAGTCTACCGATGACAAGATAATTGCGAAGCAACAAGCACTTACAGCGGGTATCACAGGCAGACGTAATAAATCTCCGAGTCAACAAGCTCAATCGAGTAATAAACAAGAGAATCACTCGAATCAAATCACTAGCGTTCCGTCCCAAAAAGCGCAAATGCGAAAGGACGAGATACGTTCTAAGAGAACTCGTAGTGGAAGTAGGAGG GGAAGGGATAATCGCGAAATTCGTTCGCGCGGCAGTAGTAATGTATCGAAGCCTCCTCAATCGGACGTAGGCAACGAAGATTGGGAAACCACATCAGAGAACAGCGAGGAGCACATAGATGATCACAAAGAGTCTCGTAACAGTCGCAATAAGCATTTTGGCGGACGATCCATTCAATCTGCAGGCCAAAATGCTATCGGCACGAACCTGCATTCCCGTAGAGGCGAGTTGGCAAATAGGGAGCAGCGTGAGAAAAATCCCAAGTCTTCCAGTTTGGCATCGCGAGCTCCAGGAGCGGAGAAGCGAAATCTGCAAAATGCCGGATTTAGCACTCAGAAGAATCATGCCGACGGTATACCGCCTCTGATGCAAAATGTCCAAATGCAAAACGGAGGAAGGTCCAGAAGTCAGAGCTCGACTAACACCGGCGCGGTCGCAAATAAACCGAACAAAGACAGCATGGTTAATCGCATAGACGAAATTAAACTGAGTGATCCAAATCTGGTAAATCAAGCTCTGAACGATCTTAATAAGAAATCTCAGGCGAAAGACAAAAAGTTAGTGGATTCGGAAATTGAGACGAACAGTTGTACCGAAGACGCTACGAGTCTCGCAGCTGAGGATAAGGTGGATGCCGACGGTTTCCAAGAGGTTCGTTCGAAGAAAAACGTAAAGGAATCCAGGCACAATCAAAAGGAAGAAACGAAGCCTGTTAAAAGAGACAAGGAGAAGGACCGTGAACGCGATCGTTCGAAATCAAAGTCGAATGGATCACAGCAAGTTTTGCAGCAAGTGCAAAATATACCGCCTCTACTCGGCCAGAATATTCCACAACCGGCGAACATACCGCAAAAGCAGTACGACAACCGAAATTCTCGAAATCCAAAGCTTGCGCCGCGGTTTCAGCGTCTAGTAAagcaacagcaacagcagATGTGCGGGAGCGAGGCGAACGACATGAGTAAGCTGAATAGTTCCGGCGGTAATTACGCTAAAGAATCGTCTAACAGTCCTGCTCCTCCACCAACGGTCAACGCTTGGGATAAACCTTTCACGAGCCAATTACGTTCGAATTCTCCGTCTGCGGTTCCTACCGACATTCAGCTGATGTCTTTAACGGCTCAGAATGATCACAGTCACGAAGGTAATGAAGCTAACTCTGGACACAGCAGCCAGCGAAATTCACCGAACGGCGAAAAGACAGGAAAAAATCTAAAGGAGACTTTAACGGAAAAGAACGTGTCCGATGTGTCTTCACCACCCGTGCAGACTTTAATCTTCGAAAACACGAACTATTCAAAGACGACCAAGACGACCGGACCGACGGATTTGGCAGTGAAATCGAAGTTTTCGAATCACATTAAGTCGCAACAGCGTGCTGAAAAGCGTGCCGAAATAGAAGAAGAAAGCAGCCAAGTACAACAGCATCAGCAATCGACGCTTTCCGTTGCATTTTCCAATAAACCGAATGACTTGATCAAGGACAAGAATCAAGAACCTATTCAAATGCCTTTGTCGTTCAATAAGAACGAAGACAACGCCGACATGAAGTTAGACTTTACCTTTGACTCCGATCTTTCACAATTGACGGATGATAAGAGCAAAAGTTTGGGCATGACACGTTCCATGCACATGGCTGGCGGTCAGAGCACGATATCGCCATCTACTGCGGAACTGAATCTTAAGATCGCATCTGTGAAGAAAGTCTGGGAAAATGCACCACCGATGCCGACCGTCGTCGAACATGAGGACGGTACCAGCGTGGTCAGTAGCGCGACCAGCTTTCCGCAAGCGTTCGAAAGTGGTGACGTCGACGATAGTTATAGTCCTCACCAGCAGTACAATCAAAGCAATATAAAAAGTGAAATCACTACGTCTACTAATGTTTGCAAG CTGGTTCCCCCGCAGGTGAAGCCGCAGCAACAGTCTTCAGGGAGCAGTGGTACACAACCAGGATCTACTGTACCTGGGCCAAGTCCCATTGGAGCTGGTCAAAGTCCTATTGGCCATCCTCCTGTCAGTCTCCAAGGTCCTTTAAGTCCACCTCCATTTAATTCTACAGGACAGCCCtcacatattaattatcag GAATTTCCGCAGTATCCTGGTTCACAGGCGGCGCAATACGGCGGCATGTCAGCTATACCGTCACCGCCGGCAGTGTTATTTAACACAGGCTCAGGACAATTGCCAGCTCAAGCGGGTGGTTTATATGGAGCGTTTCAATTAGATCAAAGCCGATCGCCGTTTACGCAATACGCGCCATATGCTCCGTCCCTTCAAAGCTCATTCAGTCAACAAAATGTATACCTGCAGcaaccgccaccgccaccacctCATGCGCCTAATGCTCCCACACCGGAAATGTACCAAAACAATTTGTCTCAATATCGCATT ACTGCAGCGGCTGCTCCACCGTTTGGACAAAATCAGCAGCTCAGTAATAATCCCAATACGGTGTTAATCAGTTCGTCATCAAATTCTCTAATGTCAGCGAGCGTTAAACCGTCGTCTCAACCAATTGGAGCAATTGGAACTAAAACTCCGCATTTCCAGACCCCATCTGCTCCTCAACCCAAtcaa ctgGCTTATATACCATACGATCCAAATCAAGTGCTCGGTGTAAGCGGTAGTTACATGAGTAATTCACAATTAGTGCAAAGACCTGGTCCAAACGTGCAGGCATCCAACAGTTACTATAGCGCTACATCTGCcg ATGTATTTCCTGGATCGCAAACAGGCTTTTATCAATCCGGTGGTGCTACCCAGCAAACTGGAACTCATTATGGTTTACAAGGATTCGGGCAACATAGTCAAAGTCTAGCAACAGGCAGCGCAACTCCTGTTGGTTTACAAAACTATGGCCCGAGTTTTCTATCCAGTTCTGGATTGCAAATAGCCGCGGCAGCTCAACAGTTTCGCAATCCCACTGGTGGTTTGCCAGGACCAGGAAATGCAGCACCTACGTTTCTTAGTAAGCACCAACCGCAGGAGCAGCCCAGACAATTAAAGAGTCCATCGGGAAACCAACAAGACGTCCTTGCATCGGTTTTTAACTCGA CTCCTCAAATACCGTCGCCTAAATCAAGAAACTGCAAACAGCAGTCTTCATCACAGCAACCACAGCCGAGTCCTACACAACACCACAAGTATCAACAATATCAGGGCGTTAGTCAGTCTGCTCTGGTAAGCAGCTACAATAACTAC ATTTTACAACAGAATGTACGTGGAATGGGCATGCCACCGCGGGCTGGTATTCAACCATCGCAACAGCGTTATCCACCTCCGATTCAACGACCCGTGGTACCATTTGCACCAGGCCCAAATCCAAATAATCCCACGCAACAACAGCCTGCTTGTATGCCAACACAACAACAGCAACAAGCTCAAATTAATCGTCATAGACCGAATTTGCAccaacaacagcaacagcagcgTAACATGAAGATGCAACAGCAATATTATTCATCACAag gaAACGTTAAAATGGATTCCAGTGACAAATCTGATAATCACAATGACAAGATGAATGATGGTCCGTCTGGAGCACAACCTGGGAGTAATAAGCCCAATGTGAACCAACAAGATAGTGATAACAATAAAGAAGAAGTGAATCAGCAAAACGAGTGA